GTATCCGAGATCCCGCGGCAAGGTCGCGCTCTCTACCCTTGCCGGCGAACATGTCGGCCAACGCCGCCGCCATCTCCAGGTAGCTGCGTCGACTTTGCTTGCTCAGCCGGTCCAGGCCAATCTCTTCGCCTGCATGTATAGGCCGATCGAACGGCAACGCCACCGTGGCGGGCACCTGGGCGGACAACTGCTCAAGTTCCTTCGCGGCCAAAGTATTCGGCTTGGCCAGTTCGGTGTGGTTGATCGCCAGCACCGTCGAGGTAAGCAATCGCTGATATCCGTTGTTACGCAACCACTCTTCCAGGGTGATTCTGGTTTCTCTATCGCGTCGATAGAGGTGTTGCTGACCACCACCAAGGCCCGTGGCGCCGGCAGAACCGCTTCCATGACACCGGACTTCAGCGCCTTGACGCAGTCCACCAGCACCACCGAGTAATGGTTCCTCAGAATCGAAAACACTTTGACCACGTCGAAGCGCTCGATACGCCAATTGGTGTTCGCATATTCCGGTAGACCAAGCACTTCCAGCCCGCAGCTGTTCATGTATGTATGCGCGCGCACATCGAGATACCCCGTGACCGAATCGTCCCTGAGGATGTCGACCATATTGAGTCGGCTCCGGCGACCATGCCGCTCGGACAGATCGCCACCATCGATGTCGACGGCGATGACCCGGTCGTCGCGCACGTCGGCGAAAGTTGACCCGAGCGCCTCAACGACCGTGGTCTTGCCGACCCCACCTTTGAGGTTGAGGACCGCGATAGGAAACGCGCTCTCGACGACTGCGCGGATGCGCTCGCGCAGCCTGAGTTCGTCACGTCAAGTCTTTGCTTGGCCCAAGGTCGATCCTGGTGAGGCGGATAGATCAGGTCTCGCCAGCCCAATCCCGCGGAGCCCGCGGTAACCCGCTGATCGAGGCCGTCGAGCGCCGTCCCGCCCGGGATCCGCTCACGACGGACCGGTGTCTGCAGCTGCGTTGCCGACGGGGTCGGTGCGCGGGACCGAGACCACCCGGGGGACTCGCGGCGCTGGGGCGCATCTGCCACGCAGGGCCGCGGCACCGTAGTGGACGCCCGGTCGGTAACGCGCCAGCTTGGCGAGGGCGCCCGACGAGCGGCCCGCGTGAGATCTCCGCGAGAATGACCGCGGTTGCTCATGGTTGACGGTATAGCCGTTCAGATTGTCCGAAAACCGAAAACCAGCGAATACCACACCGCATTCAGCCAGTCGTTAAGCCCGCGTTCGACGAATTCGGGGCTAACCGAAGAACGCCGCAGCATCGTCGTAGCGGCTCGGCGGCACCAGTTTGAGCTGGCGCACCGCATCGGCCAGCGGAACTCGGCCGATGTCCTGCCCGCGCAGCGATACCATCTGGCCGTATTCGCCCGCATGCGCGGCGTCGGCCGCGTTGACGCCGAACCGGGTGGCCAGCACCCGGTCGAAGGCCGTCGGGGTGCCGCCCCGCTGGACGTGGCCCAGCACGGTCACCCGGACGTCCTTGTTGATGCGCTTTTCCACCTCGAGCCCGAGCTGCGCCGCGACCCCGGTGAAACGCTCATGGCCGAACTCGTCAAGCCCGCCCTCACGCAACTGCATTGACCCCGGAATCGGCTTGGCTCCTTCCGCCACCACGCAAATGAAGTGCGAGTCGCCACGCTGAAAGCGTCGCTTAACGAGCCTGCATACCTCTTCGACGTCGAAGGGCTGTTCGGGGATCAGCGTCATGTGAGCGCCGGACGCCAGCCCGGAGTTCAGCGCGATCCAGCCGGCGTGCCTCCCCATCACCTCCACCAGCATCACCCGCTGGTGGGATTCGGCGGTGCTGTGCAACCGGTCTATGGCCTCGGTGGCCACCGTCAACGCGGTGTCGTGGCCGAAAGTTACGTCGGTGCAGTCGATGTCGTTGTCAATGGTCTTCGGCACGCCGACCACGGGGACGTTCTCCTCCGACAGCCAGTGCGCGGCGGTCAGCGTGCCTTCGCCGCCGATAGGGATGAGCACATCGATGCCGTTGTCGTCCAGGGTTTGCTTGATCTGCTCCAACCCGGCGCGCAGCTTGTCGGGATGCACCCGCGCGGTGCCCAGCATGGTTCCGCCCTTGGCCAGCAAGCGGTCGTTGCGGTCGTCGTTGCGCAGCTGCATGCGCCGGTTCTCCAGCAACCCGCGCCACCCGTCCTGGAATCCGACCACCGACGAGCCGTACCGGGCGTCGCAGGTGCGCACCACCGCCCGGATGACGGCATTAAGCCCGGGGCAGTCCCCGCCCCCGGTGAGAACTCCGATCCGCATGCCTTCATCTTGCCTCGTGCCGGGTGAGTGGCGCGAGCAGTCGCAAAAGCACCCAAAACGGCACGTTTTGGGTGCTTTTGCGTCTTTTCGCGCTAGATGGCGCTCGGCAGCGGGCCGCGGGCGGCCTCGTAGGAGGCACCCACCCGATACAACCGGTCGTCGGCCAACGCGGGCGCCATGATCTGCAGCCCGACCGGCAGCCCGTCGTCCGGGGACAGCCCGGACGGCACCGACATGCCGCAATGGCCGGCCAGGTTCAGCGGCAACGTGCACAGGTCGAACAGGTACATCGCCAGCGGATCGTCGACCTTCTCGCCCAGCCGGAACGCGGTGGTCGGGGTCGCCGGCGACACCAGCACGTCGACCGACCGGTAGGCCTCGTCGAGGTCGCGCGCGATCAACGTGCGCACCTTCTGCGCCTGGTTGTAGTAGGCGTCGTAGTAGCCCGCCGACAACGCGTAGGTGCCGATCATGATGCGGCGCTTGACCTCCGGCCCGAAACCGGCCGCCCGGGTCAACGCCATTACCTCTTCGGCACTGTGGGTGCCGTCGTCGCCGACCCGCAGCCCGTACCGCATCGCGTCGAAGCGCGCCAGGTTGGACGACACCTCCGACGGCAGGATCAGGTAATAGGCGGCCAACGCGTGATCGAAATGCGGGCAATCGACCTCGCTCACCTCGGCGCCCAGCGCGGTCAGCTGCTCGACAGCGGCCTGAAACGACGCCAAGACGCCCGGCTGATAGCCCTCACCGCGCAGCTGCTTGACCACCCCGATGCGCACGCCGCGCAGATCACCGGCCGCGCCGGCCCTGGCCGCGCCGACGACGTCGGGCACCTCGGCGTCAATCGACGTCGAATCGCGGGTGTCGTGCCCGGCGATCACCTGATGCAGCAGCGCGGTGTCCAGCACGGTGCGCGCACACGGGCCACCCTGATCCAGCGACGACGCGCACGCCACCAGCCCGTAGCGCGACACCGTGCCGTAGGTGGGTTTGACGCCGACCGTCGCGGTCAGCGCGGCGGGTTGACGGATGGAGCCCCCGGTGTCGGATCCGATGGCCAGCGGCGCCTGATACGCGGCCAGTGCCGCCGCGCTGCCGCCGCCGGACCCACCGGGCACCCGGTCGAGGTTCCACGGGTTGCGGGTCGGGCCGTAGGCGGAGTTCTCGGTGGACGAGCCCATCGCGAACTCGTCCATGTTGGTCTTGCCCAGGATCGGTAAGCCGGCCGCGCGCAGCCGCGCGGTCAGGGTGGCGTCGTAGGGAGATCGCCAGCCCTGCAGGATCTTGGACCCGCAGGTGGTGGGCATGTCGATCGTGGTGAAGACGTCCTTGAGCGCCAGCGGCACCCCGGCCAGCGCCGAAGGCAGCTGTTCACCGGCGGCCAGCTTGTTGTCGACGGCGGCCGCGGCGCCAAGCGCCTCGTCGGCGGCCACATGCAGGAACGCATGATACCGGTCGTCGGTCGCCTCGATCTGGTCCAGGTAAGCCTGGGTGATTTCGGTGGATGACAGCTCTTTGGCGGCGACCTTGGCGGCCAGCGTGGCGGCGTCGGATCGGATGATGTCCGTCACTCTTCGTCTCCCAGGATTTGGGGGACGGCGAAGCGGCCGTCGACGGCTTCGGGCGCCTCGGCCAGCGCCTCCTGCTGCGTCAGGCACGGTGTCGTCTCGTCCGCGCGGGTGACGTTGACGTCCTTGAGCGGGTTGTCGGTCGGTTCGACGCCGGTGACGTCGACGGCCTGGATCTGGCTGACGTGGGTCAGGATGGCGTCGAGTTGACCGGCGAAGCTGTCCAGCTCGGCCTCGGTCAACGCCAGCCGGGCCAGCCGGGCCAGGTGGGCTACCTCGTCGCGGGAGATCTGGGACACGAGCGAAAAGCCTAGCCCGGCGGCTCGGATCGTTAAGAGTAGGCCGGAACGGCCTGAGGTGGGGGCACCACCCGCTTGCGGGGGCGAGCCGGGCACTCAGGCTAGGGGAGTGTGAAGCCGGCCGACGCGACCCAGAGGGAGCCGGGCAATCCAACGCTGCCGAAATGCCGTGGATACATCGCTGTGCGACAGTGTTGGCCGTGCGTTCTTATCTGTTGCGCATCGAGCTAGCCGACCGACCTGGCAGCCTGGGGTCGCTGGCGGTCGCGCTCGGTTCGGTGGGTGCCGACATCCTCTCGCTCGACGTCGTCGAGCGCGGCAACGGCTATGCGATCGATGACCTGGTGGTCGAACTGCCCCCGGGAGCGATGCCCGACACCCTGATTACCGCCGCGGAGAAACTCCCCGGCGTCCGGGTCGATAGCCTCCGCCCACATACCGGCCTGCTGGAAGCGCACCGCGAGCTGGAGCTCCTCGACCACGTCGCAGCGGCCGGGGACAATGCGTCCAGGTTGCAGGTTCTGGCCGACGAGGCGCCCCGGGTGCTGCGGGTGAGCTGGTGCACGGTGTTGCGCAGTTCCCACGGCGAGCTGCGCCGGCTCGCCGGCAGTCCGGGTGCGCCGGAGACTCGGGCTGATTCGGCGCCGTGGCTGCCGATTGAGCACGCGGCGCCGCTGGACGGTAATGCCGAGTGGGTGCCGCAGGCATGGCGCGACATGGACACCACGATGGTGGCGGCACCGTTGGGCGACCCGCACACCGCGGTGGTGCTGGGCCGTCCGGGGCCCGAATTCCGGCCTTCGGAGGTGGCTCGGCTGGGCTATCTGGCCGGCATCGTGGCGACCATGCTGCGCTGATCGGTCATTGGCTGGAGAGCAACTCCCCGAGCACGTCATGGTTGCGCTGCAACCAGTCCGCCTCTTCACCGGGCGCCGGCATGATCAGCCCGGCTTCCATGATCGAGGTGGGGTCGACTTCGTTCAGGCCGATCAGCAGCGAGCGAGCGTCCTGGCCGGTGATCGACACCCACGCTTGCGACAGTTCGGTGAGCAGTCGCGCCCGCGTCTCGCGGTCCCGGCCTGCGCGAATGTTCCCGTTGATCACCGAACACGTGTTGGGTTTGCCGGCGGTGAAGTATGCCGCCGGGTCGTACTCGACGAACAAGACGTTGACGAATCCGCGGGGTGCACCCGTTACGGTGCAATGAATTTCGGTGATGGCTTCGGCCAATGCGGAGCGGTTATCCGCGCTGAGCGATCCTGCTGGAACGACACATTGATACAGCGGCATCAGCCACTATGGCACGCCTGCTGCTTCGGTGTCACCAGGCCCTTCCGCCAAGAGCCTTCGGAACCCGTCCTCATCGAGAATGGGCACGCCCAACTGCACCGCTTTGTCGTATTTGGATCCCGGGGAGTCGCCGGCGACAACGTAGGAGGTCTTCTTTGACACCGATCCGGCGGCCTTGCCGCCGCGCGCCACGATTGCCTCCTTGGCGTCGTCGCGGGAAAAGCCGGTCAGCGAGCCCGTGACCACGATGGTCAGCCCGGCCAGGGTGCGTGGGACGGTGGCGTCGCGCTCGTCGACCAGTCGAACCCCGGCCGCGCGCCACTTGTCGACGATCTCGCGGTGCCAGTCGACGGTGAACCACTCGGTGACCGCGGCAGCGATGGTAGGTCCCACACCCTCCACCGCGGCCAGCTGGTCAGTGGATGCGGCGATAATCGCGTCGAGACTGCCGAACTCGGTGGCCAGTGCGCGGGCGGCCGTCGGGCCGACATGGCGGATCGACAACGCCACGAGCACCCGCCACAGCGGTGCGGCCTTTGCCTTGTCGAGGTTGGCGAGTAGCCGTTTGCCGTTGGCCGACAAGTCGCCGGCCTTGGTCCGGAAGAGTTCGGTGCGCAACAGGCCGTCTTCGGTGAGGGCAAACAGGTCGCCCTCGTCCGCGATCACGTGTGTCTGCAGCAGCTCGACCGCGGCCTCATAGCCCAGCACCTCGATGTCCAAGGCGTTTCGGCTGGCGACGTGAAATACCCGCTCCCGCAATTGCGCCGGGCAGCCGCGGGCATTGGGGCAGCGAATGTCGGCATCGCCTTCCTTCTCCGGCGCCAACGGGGCGCCGCACTCGGGACATGTTGTGGGCATGACGAATTCGCGCTCGGACCCGTCGCGCAGGTCGACCACGGGACCCAGCACCTCGGGGATCACGTCGCCAGCCTTGCGGATCACCACGGTGTCGCCGATCAGCACGCCCTTGCGCTTCACCTCCGAGGCGTTGTGCAGCGTCGCCTGCCCCACCGTCGACCCGGCGACCTTCACCGGCGTCATGAACGCGAACGGCGTGACCCGCCCGGTGCGACCGACGTTCACCCGGATGTCGAGCAGCTTGGTCTGCGCTTCCTCGGGCGGGTACTTGTAGGCGATGGCCCAGCGCGGAGCCCGCGAGGTGGAACCCAGCCTGCGCTGCAGCGCCATCTCGTCGACTTTGACTACCACACCGTCGATTTCGTGGTCCACCTCGTGGCGATGCTCGCCCCAGTAGTCGATGCGCTCCCGCACGCCGGCGATGTCGTTCACGACGGTGGTGTGCTCGGAAACCGGCAGCCCCCAGGCCCGCAATGCCAGATAGGCTTCGTGCTGCGTGGCCGGGCGAAAGCCTTCGGTGTGCCCCAGCCCGTGGCAGATCATCCGCAGCTTACGGCGCGCCGTAACCGCAGGGTCTTTCTGACGCAGCGATCCCGCCGCGCTGTTGCGAGGGTTGGCGAACGGCGCCTTGCCCGCCTCGACGAGGCTGGCGTTGAGCGCCTGGAAGTCCTCCAGCCGGAAGAACACCTCGCCGCGGACCTCGAGAACCTCGGGCACCGGGTAATCGTCGCTGGCGCTGAGCCGTTCGGGGACGTCGTCGATGGTGCGGGCGTTCAGCGTGACGTCCTCGCCGGTGCGCCCGTCGCCCCGGGTCGCCGCCGCGGTCAGGCGTCCGCCCCGGTAGACCAGCGACAATGCGACACCGTCGATCTTGAGCTCACATAGATAGTGCGCGGCCCCGATGTCCGGGCCGACCTCCGCACGGATGCGGGTGGCCCAGGCGTCGAGTTCCTCCGTGCTGAATGCATTGTCCAGGCTGAGCATTCTGTCCAGGTGGTCAACCGGCTCGAACTCGGTGGCGAAGCCGGCGCCGCCGACCAGCTGGGTGGGTGAGTCGGGGGTGCGCAGCTCGGGGTACTGCTCCTCGAGGGCCTCCAGCCGGCGCACTAGGGCGTCGAACTCCGCGTCGGAGATGATCGGCGCGTCCCGCACGTAGTAGCGGAACTGGTGTTCGCGCACCTCCTCGGCCAGCTCCTGCCACTCGCGCAACACTTCTGGGCGCAACACCTCAGGCGAAGTCACCCTGGCAGGCTATCGAAACCGGCTGACACAGCCGAGATTGCCGTGATGGTCGTGCCCGGTCGCCCAGCCACAGCCGTGGTGGCAATCTCGACGAGATCAGTCCTCGGCCTCCTCTTCGACATGAGCCCGCAGACGATCCACCGCGGCGTCCCACTTGCGCGACAGCTGGGTGAGGAAATCGCTAGCCCAGGCCAGCGGCGCGGTCTGCACAGTCCAGAGGCGCTCCCGGCCGCGTCGCGTGCTGGTGACCAATCCCGCGGACTCTAACAGTTGCAAATGCTTGGTGACCGCCTGCCGACTGACCGGAATCGCCCGTTTGACTTGAGACGTTGAGCTCGGGCCGAGATCGCAGAGCCGGACGATGATGCGCAGCCGATGCGGGTCCCCGAGCGCATCGAAGAGCGGTGCCGCGACCGTGCTCACACCCGGGTTTCTTCCAAATACCTACGCACCAGGCCGGTTTGGATGGCCCAGCCCTCGGAATTGGCCTCGAACGAGGTGGAGCGGCGCGCCTCCGGAATGGCGGATGGCTATACGGCAACGGCGGCAAGGGCGGCATGGGTGGCAACGCCACCGTCGCCGGCCAGGCCGGCGGCGACGGCGGTGACGGCGGCATCGGCGGCCACGGCGGCGCGGGCGGACTATTCGGCGGCCAGTCGGGCAGCGCCGGCCTGGGCGGCGCCGGCGGTCAGGGCGGGACGGGCGGCGTCGGGGGCGCGGGCGGTGCCGGCGGCAAGGGCGCCATCAACGGCATCACCGGCAGCACCGGCAATCAGGGCGCCACCGGAACTACGGGCGCAGCCGGACGTCCGGGCTGACGCGGTCAGAGGGCGTCCGGGTCGTGGGCCAACGCCTCGGCGGCCTTGCGGGCAAGCTGGATCGCGGTCCGCGCCCACTCGTGGGTTGCACCAGCCAGACCACACGCCGGGGCCACACCGAGGTGGTCGCGCAGCACCGCGCGCCCGAAACCGAGCCGATCCGTCACCGCCACCACCGCGGCCGCCACCTCCTCCACCGACGGCCGCCGCTCCGGCGCGGTCGCGGGCACGACGCCCAGCACGATGACCCGCCCCGACTCGACGAACGCCGCGATGCCGTCCAGATCCGCGGCTTGCAGCGTGCCGGCGTCCACCGCTACCGCACTAATACCATTGCGCTGCAACAGATTCCACGGCAACTCGGGAGCGCAGCTATGCAGCATGACGTCGGCGCCGGCGCCCGCCACACAGGTGTCGAGCAGGGCGCCCGCCACCGCCTCGTCGAGCGCGGCGACCGGGCTCAGCGCGGTCACCCCGGCCAGCCGTCCGCCCAATGCCGCCGGCAGCGACGGCTCGTCGAACTGCACCACCACCGGCGTGTCGAGTCGACGGGCCAGCTCCGCGCGGTGTGCGGCAACGCCTTCGGCCAGCGACTCCGCAAGGTCACGCAGCGCACCGGGGTCGGTGATCGCCCGGTGGCCGTTGGCCAGCTCCAACCCCGCGGCCAGCGTGATCGGCCCGGGAGCCTGCACCTTGACCACCCGCCCGCCGCCGCGCAGGCCGGCGGTCTCCCAGGCCTCTTCCAGCGCGTCCATGTCTTCGTCCAGCATGCTCGCGGCCCTACGTGTCACCGCGCCGGGCCGGGCGGCGATGCGGTAACCGCGCGGCACGGTGTCGATGGCCACGTCGACCAGCAACCCGCCGGCGCGCCCGAGCATGTCGGCTCCCACCCCCCGGGCGGGCAGCTCGACAATGTGGGCCAGCGCGCCCGCCAACTCACCGACGACGACCTCGGCGGCCTGCCGCGGGACGATGCCGGGCCAGGATCCGATGCCGGTGGCCTTCGCAAAAGGCGAGGCGAAAACACTCACCCGGCAACCGTATTCGACCACCTCTCGCGCCCAGGCCGGCAGGGGGGAGTCACCACCACGTCACGCGAGCAGGTTCGAGCCCGGAAGGGCGGCAAATGGCGAGACTGATGCGGCCGCCGCTGTTGTGCTGCGCAACGTTGCCGACAGCGGCGTGCACGCGGGTGGTGGGTGGCACCGCACTGCCGGCGTTCGGCGCCGGGCAGCGGGGTGTGCTCGACGTCGCCACGATCCTGCTGGGCCAATCGCGGATGCGCGCGATCACCGGCGCGGGCGAGCACCTGACGATCATTGCCTCGATGGACGGCAGGTATCGGGTCCTGTCGGTGGCGTTGCTGGAAGTCACCTTTTGCGGCTTTCCGGAATCGTGTCTGACATCGCGCTAACGAACATCGCGGCGAACGTGCCAGGTTCGCGCCGTCGGGGCCGTCGTCAAGATTGGACGGCGAAATCCCGGGACAGCCGTACGTCCGGGAACCATTGGCCGTCGGGCAAACCGGCGGTGAGTTGGTCGATCGCGACGGCTATCGCATACGGCGTCCCGGGGCTAAACGTCGATACCCACTCGCCGTCGTATGCGCGGGACGGACTGACCAGAATGCGGCCCCCGGTGGTGTCGACGATGCTCAGGCCCACTTCAGTGGTGGCGGACTGGCCGTCTTGGTCGCGGGCGCCCGCCACGACCTCGACGTAATTGCGCGGGCCGTTGAACACCGACTCCACCACCGCGCGCGCCGATTCCGGGATACCCAGGTAGTCAACGACTTCCGCTAGTGACGCCCCGGCCCGCAGGCGCTCGTCGGCCCGAGTCCCGACCCGCGCCGGCAGGCTGAACTCATCGAACCGCGCCGGGGGCCGGTTCGCCAGCCCGGCGCCCAGGACCGGAACCAGCGCCCGGGGTTCGTGAATATCCAAAGCTGTCAACGTGATCAGCTGCGCGTTGCGCAGCGCGACGACGGTCTTGTCGCTGACATCGCCACGCCGCGCGACGACGCCGCGCAGTAGTTCCTCGGCGCCGGTGGCCGGTGCTGGACCCACATAGCGCAGGTCGAGCCACCGGTCCGGGAAGCACAGCACCTTGACCCAGTCGGCCACTGCCCGGTTGACGACGCCGCCCGCGGACAGCACGCCCATCCGGGCCAACTCCGTGGCCTGACGACTCGCCCACCCATCGCGTTCTGCGGCATCGCGATACGGCGTGGTGATTGCCAGCACCCACGGAAAGCTGCCCGCTTCAATGGTTTCGGCGATGAACCAGGCGTGATCGACCGTCAGCTCGACGGCGTTGGGTGCTGTTTGCATCTAGCTAACCGACGAACGGGCTAGCCCCATTTGGCGGCTTCGGCGCCGTCGCGGGCCAACATGGCCATGGTGTTGGCCTCATGCGTGGAGGCCATCGACTGATAGGCCCGCACCAGGTCCTCTAGGGCCTGGTTCCACTGCGCCTGCCAACCCTGATAGGTGATCCCGGTATCACCCTGCCAGGCATTCGACAGCGCGGCCTGCTCGCTGGCGATATCGGCGCCCAGGCTCTGCAGCGTGCCCGCATACCCCGACATGTCCCCGGCATGGGCCATCATCGCCGGGTAGTTGTACATAATCTGCGACATCACAAACCCTTTCGATAATCAGTAACGGGCGGCTTTAGAACCCGGTGTAGCTGGACGCAGCGGCGGCATCGGCGGCCACATAGGTGCCCGCGGCATCCCCCAGGTTGGCCTGCGCGAGATCCAGCAAGGCGTTGACCTTGGCGGCCGCGGCGACAAACCGGGCATGGGCGGCCTGAAACGCCGCCGCGGACTCCCCCTGGTGAAACGCCTGCGCCGACATCGCCGACTGCTCGGCCTGACCGATCGTGTGGCGCATCAACCCCGCCTTGGCGGCAAACGCCGACTGCGAGGCCACCAACTGCGGAATATGGGCATCCAACAAACTCATCACGATCCCTCTCTTTTTCGGGTTTCCCTTGACAACGCCGTTAACACACGGCGCCAACCACATTCGGCTCCCAGCTCGCCGGCAGCATCGGCACCCGCACACCACCACCAAGCCCATCGCCGGCCAACACCGTCAAACCACACGGCGCCGCAACCGCCTCCTTACCGGCCGTCCCGGCAAACCCCAACACCCCAGCACCCCGATCAGAAGCCACCACCGACACCAACCGCGCGCCAGAAGCACCACCCGCCAACGGCTCCACCGCCCCGACAGCCACAGCGGCCGGCGCGGCAACCACCCCCGCCGCCGGCATAGCGGCCAATCCCGCCACACCGGCCACACCCGCGACAGCCGGAGCAACACCAGCGGCCAACACCCCCAACAAGGGAGCCGCCAAAAGCGGAACAGCGCCAATCAAATTCGAAATAATCCACGCAACAACAATCGTTGTAATGGCTAATGCGTTACCGAAGATTACTAACGGAAGTAAAATGAGTCCGATGGTGAATGGTATCCCAAGCAGAGCGAGGGATACCAGATCATCAAAGGCCAGTATGAACTGGAAATTCAAGAGATTCACGACCAATAGGAACAGTAGCTCAATGAAGGCTTCGGCGGTCTTTTCGAAAATTTCGCCGATCTCTGCCAGTTCTTTAGCGGCCTCGGTTAAGACCTGCATTATGGCTTGCCACGGGAATGGTGTGAGGGTGGCGGCCAGGGCGCCGGAAAGGTTGATGCGTAGAGCTGTGACCTCGGCCGTTATCAGTGTGTGACCGGCGTGTCGGATGTGGCGGGTGTGGCCAACGGGCTTGGATGCAGGTTGCGAAGCCAACCATCCGAACCCGAGGTCACACCCACGTGCCATCTTCTCCGACGCCGCCTGCCGATGCGAACCCGACGCGCCACGAACGCCTGTTGCAAGCCCTGCAGACAGTGCCCGACCCACGCGACCGGCGCGGGTGCGCTACTCGTTGGCCGGGTGCTCGCACTGGCGGTCACAGCTACCTTGGCCGGGTGCCGGTCGTTCGCGGCGATCGGCCAATGGGCCGCAGAGGCGGCAAGTGGCACACTGGCTTCGTTCGGAGTCACCAGCGGCAGCGCCCGGACGAATCGACGTTGCGCAAATTGTTCGCCCGCCTCGATGCCGACGCCCTCGACCAAGCATTGGGCGTGTGGATGTGGACGCGAACCTTCACCGTCGAGCAGCGTCGCGTGATCGCCATCGACGGCAAGACGATCCGAGGCGCGCGCACCCGCGCTGGTGGCAAGGCCCCACACCTGATCGCCGCATTCGACCACGGTGCCGGAGTCGTGCTAGGACAGGTGGCCGTCGACGCAAAGAGCAACGAAATACCCGCTGCGCGAACACTGTTGAGGCATCTCGATCTCGACGATGCAGTGGTGACCCTCGATGCGATGCACACCCAAACCGATACCGCCACACTCATCACCGGCGCAGGCGGCGACTACGTGTTCACAGTGAAGGCGAATATGCCGACCCTGCACCACAAGCTCAAGACACTGC
This is a stretch of genomic DNA from Mycobacterium lacus. It encodes these proteins:
- a CDS encoding uroporphyrinogen decarboxylase/cobalamine-independent methonine synthase family protein, producing the protein MSVFASPFAKATGIGSWPGIVPRQAAEVVVGELAGALAHIVELPARGVGADMLGRAGGLLVDVAIDTVPRGYRIAARPGAVTRRAASMLDEDMDALEEAWETAGLRGGGRVVKVQAPGPITLAAGLELANGHRAITDPGALRDLAESLAEGVAAHRAELARRLDTPVVVQFDEPSLPAALGGRLAGVTALSPVAALDEAVAGALLDTCVAGAGADVMLHSCAPELPWNLLQRNGISAVAVDAGTLQAADLDGIAAFVESGRVIVLGVVPATAPERRPSVEEVAAAVVAVTDRLGFGRAVLRDHLGVAPACGLAGATHEWARTAIQLARKAAEALAHDPDAL
- the gatC gene encoding Asp-tRNA(Asn)/Glu-tRNA(Gln) amidotransferase subunit GatC; this translates as MSQISRDEVAHLARLARLALTEAELDSFAGQLDAILTHVSQIQAVDVTGVEPTDNPLKDVNVTRADETTPCLTQQEALAEAPEAVDGRFAVPQILGDEE
- a CDS encoding ATP-dependent 6-phosphofructokinase; its protein translation is MRIGVLTGGGDCPGLNAVIRAVVRTCDARYGSSVVGFQDGWRGLLENRRMQLRNDDRNDRLLAKGGTMLGTARVHPDKLRAGLEQIKQTLDDNGIDVLIPIGGEGTLTAAHWLSEENVPVVGVPKTIDNDIDCTDVTFGHDTALTVATEAIDRLHSTAESHQRVMLVEVMGRHAGWIALNSGLASGAHMTLIPEQPFDVEEVCRLVKRRFQRGDSHFICVVAEGAKPIPGSMQLREGGLDEFGHERFTGVAAQLGLEVEKRINKDVRVTVLGHVQRGGTPTAFDRVLATRFGVNAADAAHAGEYGQMVSLRGQDIGRVPLADAVRQLKLVPPSRYDDAAAFFG
- a CDS encoding ACT domain-containing protein, with protein sequence MRSYLLRIELADRPGSLGSLAVALGSVGADILSLDVVERGNGYAIDDLVVELPPGAMPDTLITAAEKLPGVRVDSLRPHTGLLEAHRELELLDHVAAAGDNASRLQVLADEAPRVLRVSWCTVLRSSHGELRRLAGSPGAPETRADSAPWLPIEHAAPLDGNAEWVPQAWRDMDTTMVAAPLGDPHTAVVLGRPGPEFRPSEVARLGYLAGIVATMLR
- the gatA gene encoding Asp-tRNA(Asn)/Glu-tRNA(Gln) amidotransferase subunit GatA; the encoded protein is MTDIIRSDAATLAAKVAAKELSSTEITQAYLDQIEATDDRYHAFLHVAADEALGAAAAVDNKLAAGEQLPSALAGVPLALKDVFTTIDMPTTCGSKILQGWRSPYDATLTARLRAAGLPILGKTNMDEFAMGSSTENSAYGPTRNPWNLDRVPGGSGGGSAAALAAYQAPLAIGSDTGGSIRQPAALTATVGVKPTYGTVSRYGLVACASSLDQGGPCARTVLDTALLHQVIAGHDTRDSTSIDAEVPDVVGAARAGAAGDLRGVRIGVVKQLRGEGYQPGVLASFQAAVEQLTALGAEVSEVDCPHFDHALAAYYLILPSEVSSNLARFDAMRYGLRVGDDGTHSAEEVMALTRAAGFGPEVKRRIMIGTYALSAGYYDAYYNQAQKVRTLIARDLDEAYRSVDVLVSPATPTTAFRLGEKVDDPLAMYLFDLCTLPLNLAGHCGMSVPSGLSPDDGLPVGLQIMAPALADDRLYRVGASYEAARGPLPSAI
- a CDS encoding tautomerase family protein, coding for MPLYQCVVPAGSLSADNRSALAEAITEIHCTVTGAPRGFVNVLFVEYDPAAYFTAGKPNTCSVINGNIRAGRDRETRARLLTELSQAWVSITGQDARSLLIGLNEVDPTSIMEAGLIMPAPGEEADWLQRNHDVLGELLSSQ
- the ligA gene encoding NAD-dependent DNA ligase LigA, translated to MTSPEVLRPEVLREWQELAEEVREHQFRYYVRDAPIISDAEFDALVRRLEALEEQYPELRTPDSPTQLVGGAGFATEFEPVDHLDRMLSLDNAFSTEELDAWATRIRAEVGPDIGAAHYLCELKIDGVALSLVYRGGRLTAAATRGDGRTGEDVTLNARTIDDVPERLSASDDYPVPEVLEVRGEVFFRLEDFQALNASLVEAGKAPFANPRNSAAGSLRQKDPAVTARRKLRMICHGLGHTEGFRPATQHEAYLALRAWGLPVSEHTTVVNDIAGVRERIDYWGEHRHEVDHEIDGVVVKVDEMALQRRLGSTSRAPRWAIAYKYPPEEAQTKLLDIRVNVGRTGRVTPFAFMTPVKVAGSTVGQATLHNASEVKRKGVLIGDTVVIRKAGDVIPEVLGPVVDLRDGSEREFVMPTTCPECGAPLAPEKEGDADIRCPNARGCPAQLRERVFHVASRNALDIEVLGYEAAVELLQTHVIADEGDLFALTEDGLLRTELFRTKAGDLSANGKRLLANLDKAKAAPLWRVLVALSIRHVGPTAARALATEFGSLDAIIAASTDQLAAVEGVGPTIAAAVTEWFTVDWHREIVDKWRAAGVRLVDERDATVPRTLAGLTIVVTGSLTGFSRDDAKEAIVARGGKAAGSVSKKTSYVVAGDSPGSKYDKAVQLGVPILDEDGFRRLLAEGPGDTEAAGVP
- a CDS encoding ArsR/SmtB family transcription factor, which codes for MSTVAAPLFDALGDPHRLRIIVRLCDLGPSSTSQVKRAIPVSRQAVTKHLQLLESAGLVTSTRRGRERLWTVQTAPLAWASDFLTQLSRKWDAAVDRLRAHVEEEAED